The segment AAATTCAGCAGCGTCACCAGTTGCACCTCGAAAGGAGCGAGGCGCCGGCGCAGATCGGTCAGTGACTCCTGAATCAACTCTTCCAGCGCATTCTGCAGATATTCCCGGTCGATCAGATTGCTGGCATGAATGTCGAGGATATGTGGCAACCACTGATCGCGGCTGCCAAGCAGGCCCGACAGCAGCTTTTCAACCTGGCCGACATCGTTGTCCAGGTGGCTCAGCAGGCACGCGATATCGTCACCGAGTCCGCTGTCCGTATTCAGCTGCTGCAGGGTGTTGACGATGGCATCGGCAAAGCATTGGCTTACTTCATCACTGAGGTTGGGCACTCCGCCGAGTTGAGACAGTAAAGGTACCCGGGTGGCGAGGCTCAGGCAGAAGCTGTCGATAGTCTGTATTCGCAACCGCGCCGGGTTCTCCAGAATCTGCCAGTTTTTACGGGCATTCCGGTCCAGCGCGGATCGGGCAATCCGGTGGCGGCGCTGCTGCAGTTCATTCTCAAAGCAGGGTGATTCGGCCTCGCTCGCAGCGTTCTGTAAGGCCTGAATAATGCGGTCTTTCATCTCACTGGCGGCTTTTCTGGTAAACGTAATGGCGAGGACTTCCTCTGGTTCTTCGCAGGTGCTGAGCAGATTCAGGTAGCGCAGGCTCAATAATTCCGTCTTGCCGGAGCCGGCGGGCGCCTGCACGATAAACGAAGCCCCGGCATCCAGGGCCTGTTCGCGCGCGGCCTGATCCGGCAGTCTGCTCATTGCCCGTCTCCCGCTACAGAATCCAGGCCGACTTCCGCTGGTTGCAGTTCCTGAATCCGACACAGGGGCTGCAGCTTGCAATGGGTGCAGGTTGCGCCTCTGTTTACCGGGTCAACCCTGGCAATTCCCTGTTCGAATTCCGAGCTGAACTGCTGAAGGATCCCCTGCCAATGCAGGGTGAGAGAGTTCCAGTCCTGTTGAAAATCACGTTGCTCGGTCACGGCCTTGATAGACGAGTGAAAGTTATTATCCGCGGCGAGGCCGGTAAATCCGGTCTTTGCCGCATTCAGCTGGGCAAGAATAAGCGCTTCGACAGGCTCGCCCCGATTCTCCTGCATGGCGCGGTGGTACACTGGCAACTGCAGATTTTCCGGGCGGGCATCCAGCAGTTTCCTGACGTTGGGCATCGACTTGCCGCTCTTGTAATCGATTACCGCCAGTGCCCCGTTGTCCAGTCGGTCGATGCGATCAATCTTGAGATTGATACGTATCTGTCCGCTTTGCCAGCTGACTGGCTGTTCCGTAGCGACTACCTGAAAATCAGGGCGCTGCTTTTCCAGTGCCAGGTAATCCTTGATCAGGCTGTTGAGCCTGTGTCGTTCGATGGCGCTGAAACGGGGCGTCATTAGTTCAGGGAATCGGCTTCCCAGGAATGTCAGGGCTGGCTCGACACACTGGCTGACCAGCGTACTGAGCTGTTCGGCGGACAGACTCTGCAGGGAGTCGCTGCTTTGGATTTCACTGAACAGCTTCTCAAGGGCGATGTGCAGCGCGGTACCCCGGGCCCTGGGACTTAATCCGTTACTGAATATCTCGACAGGCCTGGCCTGCAGGCGGTGGTTGGCAAAGGCGCGAAACGGACAGCTCGACTGGTCGCTGACGATAGCCTGCCCGCCCTTGATTTCTGCACCCGGGGCCAGAGGCACGGCGGGTTCTTCAGCAAGACTGTGCATTGTTCTGCCCCGGCAGGCTTCAGCCGCCAGGCTGTTGAGCGGTTGAGTTCTGGCCACGTCCAGTATTTCCGGGGTAAAGGATTCGATCAGGCTGCTGGCTCTGAAACTTTCGTCGCCATTCTGTTCGTGGTAGCTGGCATGCAGTTCACCTGCGGTCGACTGGCATACGATGCGGAAAGCCTGTTGTGCGTGCTGCAATTGCACATCGCTGTGACTGCCCGGAACCTGAGCGGCCCTCTGGATGCTGTGCAAAAGAAACGGTGAGGGCTGGGGTGGTGGTGGCTGGGACTGATCGCTGAAAGCAAGGAACCAGACGTGATCGAATTCCAGACCCGCGGCCTCGGTCAGACTGTAGAGCGACAGTGGGCAGCCGGCCTGGAATGGTTTGTGAGGCCGGGTGGACTGACACAGGGTGCGCAGACGGGAGAGGGCGGTCTGCCGGTCGATGGCTGGCAGCAGGTTATCCAGTTTTGCAAAACCAATGAGGATCTGCTGCCATTGTTGCAGGAGTCCCGATTGGCCGGATTCCGGCGGTAGACTCTGACCAGGCCAGCCCAGCACCTCCAGTTGCCGAGTGAAGAATTGTTTCCAGAACGCCGCCGTTTGAAGCTGGCGGTTCTCGCGCATCAGACTGCTGAATTTGAGCAGGGCGCTGGCCAGCAGCGGGCAATGATAAGGCTGGTCTTGCCGGGACATGATGCGCAGCAGCTGCGACAGGGAACAGGTCGTGTTCAGATTTTCGCGCAGGTGACTTTCCAGCAGGATACGCTGCTCGCTTTCCTCGCTACAGCCAAGCAGGTGCGGGGATTGCAGCAGACGACAGAATTCGGCGCTGTCCAGGCGCTCGCTGCCCAGGCTCAGCAGCAACAGGGCATCTGTGATCAGTCCCGATTCGGTAATGGAGACGTTGCTGTTCGTTGTGTTGAACGGCACCCTGCGGTTGCCGATGTCAATAAACGCCTGGGGTGAAAAAGTATCCACGAAGAGGCGTTCGATCAGTGTCCGCTTTTTTTCATCACCGCCGAAGATTATCCCGATGTGCTGGTTCGGGTTTTTCTCAAGCAATGCCTTGGCCCACCGGGCACAGGCCAGGCATTCCGCCTCGAAGTCGACGAAGCGGTATTTTTTACCGCTGAATACAGAACTGCCGGAGGCGGTTTCTATAATCCTGCTGCCTTTGCTTCTTGACAGCAGCTGGAACAGTCGTGAGTAGAGGGGGGGCGGCTGGTAGAAATTAACCATAACGATGCTGTTCGGCAATACAACATCGCCGCCCTCCAGCGCCCGTATCAGCGTATGGGTAGCATCCGCCAGGCTGGTCAGGTTTCTGGCCCGGCAGAACTCCACGAATTTTTGTGACCAGTCACGAAACAGATTAAGCTCCGGAATCCCGGCTGCGGCAGGCAGGGCTGTTTCCTTGCTGCCATCGTCAAGCCAGAGTCTGAAGGTCTGATAGGCACGTTGCGCCGAAGTGGCGGCCTCATTCACGTTAAGCAGAGGATTGCTTTTCAGAGTCTGCTCAATCAGTGTCAGCCAGATGCAGGATTCCTCGGTGCTGTTCAATAGCCGCTGCTGCGCAAATGGCAGTCTGCCCTGATTGCTCAGGCGCAGCCATTGGGTCTCAATCCACACGTCGATGGCGTTGATGTCCGGTGTGAGCCAGCTGCTGGTCGATCTGTCGGTGGCAAAACCGGTCAGCAGCGCTTCGCGAACGCGCTGACTGGGAACCAGGATCGTGCAGGGCTGGTCCAGATCCCCGGCAAACAGCGTGGTATCAAATCGGCGGATTACAGGCATGGTTGTGCCGGCGGCAGTGGCTGATTACGTTTCAGCTTCAGGCGGGAAACCCAGTGCAGGAACTCTTCGCTGTTGCCGCGGAACGCCAGGCGATGCAGTTTCTTCTGCATCTGGTAGTCATACATGGGGTCATAGTAGTGCCGCAGCAGCTTCTCTATCCAGACCTTGTGCGCCTCACTATCCTGGTGCTGAAGGTGGGTTCGCAATGCCTCGTCCAGATCTGCTTCGATCTCCTGGTAGAGATCGGCGCCCAACCGTCTTCGGATGCGCTGCAGGCTCGAATGAAGATACGCGCTGAAGCTATCTGCCGCGGTTGGGGGATCGGCGGCGAGAAAATCACTGTAGTTCACGTTTACATAGGCGTGCAGTACAGTCTGCACGCGGAAAGCCAACGGCTCTTCAACTACTGCAAGAGGTGCCTGGCGCATCCGCAGAAACAGCTCGACCGGCACTGACAGGGAACCAATGGCATGGCCCTCATCCTCAACCACAAGCCTTTCGTAGTCGCTAAAGGGCAGTTGCAAAAACCGGATGGCCAGCTGGTTTTCGAAATTGATCTGCGTTGGCTGTGGGTCAATGCGGCGTCCGAAGGCCGATCCTCTGTGATTCGCCAGTCCTTCCAGATCGACGCCGGCAGCAATACGATTGACCAGGTCGGTCTTGGCACAGCCGGTTTTTCCTCCGACCACCAGCAGCTCCCTGGTATGACTGACGCGGTTCGTTGTTTCGGTGAGAAACTGCCGCATGGCCTTGTAGCCACCCGCCACTCGTGGCACCGAATAGCCTGCGTCCGCCAGCCAATTCTGTGCAGTCTGGGAGCGCAGCCCGCCACGGAAGCAGAAGATCACCGCATCGGGATGCTCACTGACAAACTGAATCCACTGATTCAGCCTTTGTTCTCGCAGCGGACCGCTGATGAGTTGTTCACCCAGTTCGATGGCGGCGGCCTGTCCCGCCGCCCGGTATTTTTTCCCTACCAGGTCGCGCTCACTGTCATCCAGTAAGGGAAGGTTTACGGCACTGGGAAAGCTGCCCCGGGAGAACTCAATTGGAGCCCGGGTGTCGATGAGCGGTGTGGCGTTTACCAGCAGTTGCTGGAAAGCCTCGGCAGGAAGAATATCTGGCATGCAGGCGTCAAGTAATCAGTGTCAGCGAGGGATGCCGCTATGAGCAGTGGGCCAAGTTTAACACTGCGCCGCACACCTGCCATAGATTTGTTCGCTGCGACGCAGCGGTCCCTTAAATGGGGGCGGAAATGGCTTTGATTGCACTGTGCGCACAAGTACCATGACAGGAAGCGTCAATACCAGAAGTGGAGATACTGTGAACGACCGTCCGGGAGGCAACGCTTCAGACTCTGAAGCCGGCAGTGATGGCAAGTCCGACGCTGCTGTCTCTGGAGGCAGCGTCGATCCAGCCATGTTGGCGAGACTGATTCGCAAGCCGGGCCCGGCACCGGTGCACCTGTGGGATCCGCCCTACTGTGGAGAGATGGATCTGCGGATCACCCGGGACGGAAGCTGGATTCATGAAGGACGCCCCATCAGACGGGCGGCCCTGGTCAGGCTGTTTGCGTCGGTGCTTAAGAAGGAGGGGGAGCGCTTTTTTCTGGTTACGCCGGTGGAAAAGGTCGGCATCCAGGTGGAGGATTGCCCCTTCGTGGCAACCGGGGTCGACATCGCCGACCCCGGGCCGGAGCAGAAACTGATCTTTAGCCTGAATACCGGCGACCAGGCCGTTGTGGATGAAGCTCACCCACTTTCTGTTTCACAGGTGGCTGGCAGTGACGAACCGCACCCGATTGTGCATGTCCGGGATGGGCTCAATGCGTTGCTGACCCGCAGTGTGTTTTACCAGGTGGTGGCGGCCGGGGAAACCTGCTCGGAGGGTGGCGTAACCCGGCTGGAAATCCGCAGCTGCGGCGATGTTTTTGAACTGGGCCAGCTCTGACCGATTGCCACAATGGACTGGGCTGACCGGTCTGTGGGGGCCTGTGCAGCGGCTGCGGATGAAGCCCGCCTGGCCGGGCTTCAGGTTGACCTGTTGCGGCAAAAACGGCAAACTAGGCGCCTTTTTTTGGACCCCCTGAGTCTGGCAGCCTGCCAGGGAAATGGCTCGAACGTCCAGGCATCTCTTTCAATTCACTGGCTAAACTTTTGGAGAATCCATGAAGGTTCTTGTGGCAGTCAAGCGCGTCGTTGACGCGTATGTAAAAGTCCGCGTGAAATCGGACCACAGCGGTGTTGAACTGGCCAATGCCAAGATGGCGATCAACCCATTCTGCGAGATCGCCGTAGAAGAGGCTATCCGGCTCAAAGAGCAGGGCAAGGCTGACGAGGTTATCGCTGTCTCGA is part of the Gammaproteobacteria bacterium genome and harbors:
- a CDS encoding DUF1285 domain-containing protein; amino-acid sequence: MNDRPGGNASDSEAGSDGKSDAAVSGGSVDPAMLARLIRKPGPAPVHLWDPPYCGEMDLRITRDGSWIHEGRPIRRAALVRLFASVLKKEGERFFLVTPVEKVGIQVEDCPFVATGVDIADPGPEQKLIFSLNTGDQAVVDEAHPLSVSQVAGSDEPHPIVHVRDGLNALLTRSVFYQVVAAGETCSEGGVTRLEIRSCGDVFELGQL
- the mnmH gene encoding tRNA 2-selenouridine(34) synthase MnmH, whose product is MPDILPAEAFQQLLVNATPLIDTRAPIEFSRGSFPSAVNLPLLDDSERDLVGKKYRAAGQAAAIELGEQLISGPLREQRLNQWIQFVSEHPDAVIFCFRGGLRSQTAQNWLADAGYSVPRVAGGYKAMRQFLTETTNRVSHTRELLVVGGKTGCAKTDLVNRIAAGVDLEGLANHRGSAFGRRIDPQPTQINFENQLAIRFLQLPFSDYERLVVEDEGHAIGSLSVPVELFLRMRQAPLAVVEEPLAFRVQTVLHAYVNVNYSDFLAADPPTAADSFSAYLHSSLQRIRRRLGADLYQEIEADLDEALRTHLQHQDSEAHKVWIEKLLRHYYDPMYDYQMQKKLHRLAFRGNSEEFLHWVSRLKLKRNQPLPPAQPCL
- a CDS encoding PD-(D/E)XK nuclease family protein, which gives rise to MPVIRRFDTTLFAGDLDQPCTILVPSQRVREALLTGFATDRSTSSWLTPDINAIDVWIETQWLRLSNQGRLPFAQQRLLNSTEESCIWLTLIEQTLKSNPLLNVNEAATSAQRAYQTFRLWLDDGSKETALPAAAGIPELNLFRDWSQKFVEFCRARNLTSLADATHTLIRALEGGDVVLPNSIVMVNFYQPPPLYSRLFQLLSRSKGSRIIETASGSSVFSGKKYRFVDFEAECLACARWAKALLEKNPNQHIGIIFGGDEKKRTLIERLFVDTFSPQAFIDIGNRRVPFNTTNSNVSITESGLITDALLLLSLGSERLDSAEFCRLLQSPHLLGCSEESEQRILLESHLRENLNTTCSLSQLLRIMSRQDQPYHCPLLASALLKFSSLMRENRQLQTAAFWKQFFTRQLEVLGWPGQSLPPESGQSGLLQQWQQILIGFAKLDNLLPAIDRQTALSRLRTLCQSTRPHKPFQAGCPLSLYSLTEAAGLEFDHVWFLAFSDQSQPPPPQPSPFLLHSIQRAAQVPGSHSDVQLQHAQQAFRIVCQSTAGELHASYHEQNGDESFRASSLIESFTPEILDVARTQPLNSLAAEACRGRTMHSLAEEPAVPLAPGAEIKGGQAIVSDQSSCPFRAFANHRLQARPVEIFSNGLSPRARGTALHIALEKLFSEIQSSDSLQSLSAEQLSTLVSQCVEPALTFLGSRFPELMTPRFSAIERHRLNSLIKDYLALEKQRPDFQVVATEQPVSWQSGQIRINLKIDRIDRLDNGALAVIDYKSGKSMPNVRKLLDARPENLQLPVYHRAMQENRGEPVEALILAQLNAAKTGFTGLAADNNFHSSIKAVTEQRDFQQDWNSLTLHWQGILQQFSSEFEQGIARVDPVNRGATCTHCKLQPLCRIQELQPAEVGLDSVAGDGQ